The following proteins are co-located in the Trichormus variabilis 0441 genome:
- the mutL gene encoding DNA mismatch repair endonuclease MutL: MASTIQALPQEVVYLITAGEVIDSFAAVVRELVENSLDAGANRIVVYLWPQQWRVRVADNGCGMNLDDLQQAASAHSTSKIRSSADLWKIHSLGFRGEALHSLTTLADVEIISRAPENVGWRVVYGDNGEATQVEATAIAPGTVVTVSNLFASCAARRQGLPTTAQQMKAVQATIQQIALCHPQTTWQVWQNDRIWFTISPAATAGQLIPQFLPQLRPGDLQEIKLEIPNPENPQLSTNNKANATTLSLVVGLPDRCHRHRPDWVRVAINGRMIKSPELEQTILAAFHRTLPRDRYPLCFLHLLISPDQINWNRNPAKTEIYLHDLSYWQEQVTQAINQTLRISAANIKESVQTTRVSQLLKAAEEKGNYNFNPQNANPADNTQHYLKAVAQVSNTYIVAEHSGGMWLVEQHIAHERVLYEQLCDNWRLIPVEPPIILYQLSPAQVAQLQRIGLDIDIFGEQLWAVRNLPAMLQQREDCAEAILELSWGGDLQTAQVAVACRSAIRNGTPMSLPEMQKLLDDWQRTRNPRTCPHGRPIYLSLDESSLSRFFRRHWVIGKSHGI, encoded by the coding sequence ATGGCATCTACTATTCAAGCTTTACCTCAAGAAGTCGTGTACCTCATTACAGCAGGGGAGGTCATCGACTCATTTGCTGCTGTAGTGCGGGAATTGGTAGAAAATTCCTTGGATGCAGGTGCAAACAGAATTGTAGTTTATTTATGGCCGCAGCAATGGCGTGTTCGTGTGGCAGATAATGGTTGCGGGATGAACTTAGATGATTTGCAACAAGCCGCTTCAGCCCACAGCACCAGTAAAATTCGTTCTAGTGCAGATTTGTGGAAAATTCATAGTTTGGGATTTCGGGGTGAAGCACTACATAGTTTAACGACACTAGCAGATGTAGAAATTATCAGTCGCGCCCCCGAAAATGTGGGCTGGCGAGTGGTTTATGGTGATAATGGGGAAGCAACTCAAGTTGAAGCGACAGCGATCGCTCCTGGTACAGTAGTCACAGTCTCGAATTTATTCGCCAGTTGTGCGGCTCGTCGTCAAGGCTTACCCACAACAGCACAGCAAATGAAAGCTGTGCAAGCCACAATTCAACAAATCGCCCTTTGTCATCCCCAAACCACCTGGCAAGTTTGGCAAAATGACCGGATTTGGTTCACCATCTCCCCCGCCGCCACAGCCGGACAACTCATACCCCAATTCCTCCCCCAACTACGCCCCGGTGATTTACAAGAAATTAAGCTAGAGATACCCAACCCAGAAAACCCACAACTCAGCACCAACAACAAGGCAAACGCCACAACACTTTCCCTAGTTGTAGGATTGCCAGACCGTTGTCACCGCCATCGTCCAGATTGGGTGCGGGTAGCAATTAACGGACGGATGATTAAGTCGCCAGAATTAGAACAAACAATTTTGGCAGCATTCCACAGAACATTACCACGCGATCGCTACCCCCTTTGTTTTCTCCATCTTCTGATTTCCCCCGACCAAATCAACTGGAACCGCAACCCAGCCAAAACAGAAATTTACCTCCACGATTTGAGTTATTGGCAAGAACAAGTAACTCAAGCCATTAACCAAACACTACGGATTAGTGCTGCCAATATAAAAGAATCTGTCCAGACAACGCGAGTGAGTCAACTACTCAAAGCCGCCGAGGAAAAAGGGAACTATAACTTTAATCCTCAAAACGCCAATCCAGCAGACAACACTCAGCACTACTTAAAAGCAGTAGCCCAAGTCAGTAACACTTATATAGTCGCAGAACATTCTGGGGGAATGTGGCTAGTAGAACAGCACATTGCCCATGAGCGAGTTTTATACGAACAATTGTGTGATAACTGGCGACTTATTCCCGTTGAACCACCAATTATTCTTTATCAGCTATCCCCAGCCCAAGTTGCTCAACTGCAACGCATCGGTTTAGATATTGACATCTTTGGCGAACAACTTTGGGCAGTGCGTAACCTGCCAGCAATGTTACAACAACGTGAAGACTGTGCCGAAGCAATTTTAGAACTCAGTTGGGGAGGTGACTTACAAACAGCCCAAGTAGCCGTCGCCTGTCGCAGTGCTATTCGCAACGGTACTCCCATGAGTCTACCAGAAATGCAGAAGTTACTAGACGATTGGCAACGTACTCGCAACCCCCGCACCTGTCCCCACGGTCGGCCGATTTATTTGTCCTTAGATGAGTCTTCCTTATCTCGGTTTTTCCGTCGTCATTGGGTGATTGGCAAAAGTCACGGTATATAG
- a CDS encoding DUF4912 domain-containing protein, which produces MWQKNKQDSGIVNLALLFALTTTPIAANLLLSAPMLAQSETDTPNFALPQTVENGTTVRIDGSSTLIAVNQSLKQGFEQQFTGTRVDVATNGTEAALKSVLAGNIDVAAIGRGLTPEEKAQGLEQVRLHREKIAIIVGEENPFKGSLTDRQFARIFRGRITNWSQLGAPSAKIRVIDRPSTSDTREALNNYPVFKAAKFATGSTATQVTEDNTAEIIKQLGKDGISYARANQISKLPGVRVLKLHDTPPDDPKYPFSQPLVYVYKKNPSPAIASFLGFALASPGQKAIETARVAEAEAIAKDAAQQASFTTANSLAPAASASPTAETTPAINSSPILESPPTANTFPDTASTSTNVNQPAIVSTPETPRLDRSLLWWLLLPVGAIAGLLLWFVKRSSATKVLESTTESIAGDTETPATEPLGESRNGLHPNLSDGNTVTAVPGTNAVASPTTTTTAVADQEPKNTNYTSNYQVKIPPELEQSPWDMEAPASVVNTSYPQMIEVGKAPTHAETQTTDIAPEIPEISSNGDNHHPITEEQPQPPENLADQTHREPEDHQEPELTTYPVSEDTSEIVDSLPELPDFEAIFADEPEENSEVANNWIAPITEQTNISSVDGQVEKTTTAIASAELPEQQTTQEVTTTLPKFADIPEDALNLVADAAEIHEGGTLEDPDYLTPSSLGALAGGAVLAGVGVQTWVGKHDVEESDTSTVPASPNTPEVATTDELEDGEEDSNIVLRPRNPEWAYVSWYISPSDQQKFQAQGSSELALRLYDITGVDLSYQNPHQAQQYECEPGTSDRYVPIPASDRDYIIEIGYLSSGEHWTTIARSPSVRIFDRLHIDSLSPNLPAIDEASSVVFQHRTSKWAYVSWDISATHQQLLKDAGISQLALRLYDATNIDLSYQRPQLVQQYEFDEITRDRYVSIPQSDRDYMTEVGYSTPEGEWVTIASSHTVRVFSSPQGDFWFLADTELIIHGATDPGATVNIAGKPVTLKSDGTFHLRVPFSEDLLDYLITVTSGEQRKTIRKKFVQETSDS; this is translated from the coding sequence ATGTGGCAAAAGAATAAACAAGATAGTGGCATAGTGAATCTGGCATTATTGTTTGCCTTAACAACCACCCCCATCGCAGCAAATTTATTATTGTCAGCCCCGATGCTGGCACAGTCGGAGACAGACACCCCCAATTTTGCGCTACCGCAAACTGTGGAAAACGGAACGACAGTGCGGATTGATGGCTCCAGTACCTTGATAGCGGTGAATCAAAGCTTGAAACAGGGTTTTGAGCAACAGTTCACTGGTACAAGAGTAGATGTAGCTACTAATGGTACAGAAGCTGCACTCAAATCTGTATTAGCTGGAAATATTGATGTGGCGGCTATTGGTCGTGGTTTGACCCCGGAAGAAAAAGCCCAAGGTTTGGAACAGGTAAGGTTACATCGGGAAAAGATAGCCATTATTGTTGGGGAAGAAAATCCCTTTAAGGGCAGCTTGACCGATCGCCAATTTGCCAGAATTTTTCGCGGACGCATTACTAATTGGTCACAACTGGGAGCGCCATCAGCCAAGATTCGGGTGATTGATCGCCCTAGCACCAGCGATACCCGCGAAGCATTAAATAACTATCCAGTTTTCAAGGCTGCTAAATTTGCTACAGGCTCGACGGCAACTCAGGTAACAGAAGACAACACCGCCGAAATTATCAAACAGCTAGGTAAGGACGGGATCAGCTACGCCAGAGCCAATCAAATCTCTAAATTGCCTGGTGTGCGGGTACTTAAATTACACGACACCCCACCAGATGATCCTAAATATCCTTTTTCTCAGCCTTTAGTTTACGTTTATAAAAAGAATCCTAGTCCAGCGATCGCCTCTTTTCTCGGTTTTGCTTTAGCGTCACCAGGACAAAAGGCAATAGAAACGGCAAGAGTAGCTGAAGCAGAAGCGATCGCCAAAGATGCAGCCCAACAAGCATCCTTCACAACCGCCAATTCTCTGGCTCCAGCAGCCAGTGCTTCCCCCACAGCAGAAACCACACCAGCAATCAATTCCTCTCCCATTCTGGAAAGCCCACCCACAGCTAACACTTTTCCTGATACTGCCAGTACCAGCACTAATGTGAATCAGCCTGCGATCGTATCTACCCCAGAAACACCTAGATTGGATCGCTCCTTGTTATGGTGGTTATTGTTGCCAGTAGGGGCTATAGCTGGACTATTGTTGTGGTTTGTCAAACGTTCATCTGCGACTAAAGTATTAGAAAGCACTACAGAATCCATTGCTGGTGATACGGAAACACCTGCCACTGAACCATTAGGAGAAAGCCGCAATGGGCTACATCCCAACCTAAGTGATGGCAATACTGTAACCGCAGTCCCAGGAACAAATGCAGTAGCATCCCCCACCACAACTACCACGGCTGTAGCTGATCAAGAGCCGAAAAACACCAATTACACAAGTAATTATCAAGTAAAAATCCCGCCTGAATTGGAGCAATCACCTTGGGATATGGAAGCACCCGCATCTGTGGTTAATACTTCCTATCCCCAAATGATCGAAGTCGGGAAAGCCCCCACTCATGCAGAAACCCAAACAACAGATATCGCCCCAGAAATCCCCGAAATCTCATCAAATGGGGATAATCATCACCCAATCACAGAGGAACAACCCCAGCCACCAGAGAATTTAGCAGATCAGACTCATAGGGAGCCAGAAGATCACCAAGAACCCGAATTAACAACCTATCCAGTCAGCGAAGATACATCGGAGATAGTGGATTCACTGCCAGAATTGCCAGACTTTGAGGCGATTTTTGCCGATGAACCAGAAGAAAATAGCGAAGTCGCTAACAACTGGATAGCCCCAATTACAGAACAGACAAATATCTCATCTGTTGATGGACAAGTTGAGAAAACTACAACAGCGATCGCCTCGGCTGAATTACCTGAACAACAGACAACACAAGAAGTAACAACCACACTGCCAAAGTTTGCCGATATTCCCGAAGATGCCCTCAATTTGGTAGCCGATGCAGCCGAAATTCATGAAGGTGGCACACTAGAAGATCCAGATTATCTCACTCCATCCAGTTTAGGGGCTTTAGCCGGTGGTGCAGTCTTAGCAGGTGTAGGGGTACAAACCTGGGTTGGTAAACATGATGTAGAGGAAAGTGACACATCCACAGTGCCAGCATCACCCAACACTCCTGAAGTAGCCACAACTGACGAGTTAGAAGATGGGGAAGAAGACAGTAATATTGTCCTCAGACCCCGTAACCCTGAATGGGCTTACGTTTCTTGGTATATTTCACCTAGTGATCAGCAGAAGTTTCAAGCTCAAGGTTCTTCAGAATTGGCATTGCGACTTTATGACATTACTGGTGTTGATCTGAGTTACCAAAATCCCCACCAGGCGCAGCAGTATGAATGTGAACCAGGAACAAGCGATCGCTATGTACCCATTCCGGCAAGCGATCGCGATTATATAATTGAAATTGGCTATCTAAGCAGTGGTGAACACTGGACTACTATTGCCCGTTCTCCTAGCGTCCGCATCTTTGATCGTCTACATATAGACTCTCTGTCCCCAAATTTACCAGCAATAGACGAAGCCAGCAGTGTTGTCTTCCAGCACCGGACTTCCAAATGGGCTTATGTAAGTTGGGACATTTCCGCAACTCATCAGCAATTACTCAAGGATGCAGGGATTTCCCAGCTAGCACTACGGCTTTATGATGCCACCAATATTGACCTGAGTTACCAGCGCCCCCAATTGGTGCAGCAATATGAATTTGATGAAATCACCCGCGATCGCTATGTGTCAATTCCCCAGAGCGATCGTGACTACATGACAGAAGTGGGTTACTCTACCCCAGAGGGTGAATGGGTAACTATCGCCAGTTCCCATACTGTTCGTGTCTTTAGTAGTCCTCAAGGAGATTTTTGGTTCTTAGCAGATACTGAGTTAATTATCCACGGAGCCACAGATCCAGGTGCAACAGTCAATATTGCCGGTAAACCAGTCACCCTCAAATCTGACGGCACTTTTCACCTGCGTGTCCCCTTCTCTGAAGACTTGCTAGATTATCTGATCACCGTCACTAGTGGAGAACAAAGAAAAACCATCCGTAAGAAGTTTGTTCAAGAAACTTCAGACAGCTAA
- a CDS encoding ABC transporter permease, translated as MQRYLKVLKLFWSAAIAAEIEYRINFFIATLSSIGNLAGSLFGLFLFYRNGYTFSGWSWEAALVVLGIFTLLQGFSATFLAPNLNRIVRHVQEGTLDFVLLKPIRSQFWLSTHTISPWGVPDLIFGGVIIGYAGKRLGLGITNYLPSIIPLFCGLIILYSLWFILGATSIWFIKIYNATEVLRGLLEAGRYPMVAYPAAYRFFFTFIVPVTFLTTVPAEVILGRVEIPWLIGALVLATVLFWASSKFWSFALRFYTSASS; from the coding sequence ATGCAAAGATACTTGAAAGTACTAAAACTATTTTGGAGTGCAGCGATCGCTGCTGAGATAGAATATCGTATAAACTTCTTTATCGCTACCCTCAGTAGTATAGGAAATTTAGCAGGCAGCCTGTTTGGACTATTCTTGTTTTACCGCAATGGCTATACTTTTAGTGGCTGGTCATGGGAAGCAGCTTTAGTAGTGTTGGGAATTTTTACTTTACTGCAAGGCTTTTCTGCTACTTTTCTCGCTCCCAATCTCAACCGTATTGTTCGCCATGTCCAAGAAGGGACTTTAGATTTTGTTCTGCTCAAACCTATACGTAGTCAGTTTTGGCTTTCCACCCACACCATATCCCCTTGGGGAGTACCAGATTTAATTTTTGGTGGAGTGATTATTGGCTATGCCGGTAAACGCCTTGGCTTGGGAATTACTAACTATCTACCAAGCATTATCCCCTTGTTTTGTGGCTTGATAATTCTTTACAGTCTTTGGTTTATACTAGGTGCAACTAGCATTTGGTTTATAAAAATATATAATGCTACTGAGGTGTTACGGGGGTTGTTAGAGGCGGGTCGATATCCGATGGTGGCTTATCCTGCGGCTTATCGCTTTTTCTTTACTTTTATCGTTCCAGTAACATTTTTAACCACAGTGCCAGCCGAAGTCATATTAGGTAGAGTAGAAATTCCTTGGTTAATAGGTGCATTAGTCTTGGCTACGGTGCTTTTTTGGGCTTCCAGCAAGTTTTGGAGTTTTGCTTTGCGATTTTATACCAGCGCTTCGAGTTAG
- a CDS encoding DoxX family protein has product MLKTYLPLIARSFLAVIFIYTGVNKVFNFAQTSEFMAKAGLPIVGVLLVFTIAFQILGGLSIILGYKAEIGAILLIIFLIPATIVFHNPFADPGQFNNFFKNLSIIGGLLLILAYGSGTLSLEASDRSSYASQPEE; this is encoded by the coding sequence ATGTTAAAAACATACCTTCCTTTGATTGCTCGTTCTTTTCTGGCTGTGATTTTTATTTACACTGGTGTGAACAAAGTCTTTAACTTTGCCCAGACTAGTGAATTTATGGCTAAAGCCGGACTACCTATCGTAGGGGTACTACTAGTTTTTACTATTGCATTTCAGATATTAGGCGGGTTGTCTATTATTCTTGGTTATAAGGCAGAAATTGGTGCAATTTTACTCATCATTTTCCTCATTCCTGCTACCATCGTGTTTCATAATCCCTTCGCTGATCCTGGTCAATTCAATAATTTCTTCAAGAATTTGTCCATTATTGGTGGACTATTACTCATCCTCGCCTATGGCTCTGGCACTCTTAGTTTAGAAGCAAGCGATCGCTCTTCTTATGCCTCACAGCCAGAGGAATAA
- the aroF gene encoding 3-deoxy-7-phosphoheptulonate synthase — protein sequence MINAKLVSQSHPNHQTIVQISETVAFGGKELVIIGGPCTVESLQQMETVAQRLEGSSVQALRGGVYKPRTSPYAFQGMGEAGLDVLAQVRSHYNMPVVTEVMSIAQIEAIATHVDMLQVGSRNMQNFDLLKALGQAGKPILLKRGLAATIEEFVMAAEYVVSHGNPDVVLCERGIRSFDNYTRNVLDLAAVVALKQITHLPVIVDPSHAVGKRELVAPLAKAAVACGADGLIIECHPEPEKSVSDARQALSLEDMVSLVDSLKPVALAVGRTISETKGVGFKPTPICCVA from the coding sequence ATGATTAACGCTAAACTCGTTTCCCAGTCTCACCCTAATCACCAGACAATTGTTCAAATCTCAGAAACAGTTGCTTTCGGTGGGAAGGAATTAGTCATTATCGGTGGCCCTTGTACAGTGGAAAGCTTACAGCAAATGGAGACTGTCGCCCAACGCTTAGAAGGCTCTTCTGTGCAGGCGTTGCGGGGTGGTGTTTACAAACCGCGTACATCACCCTACGCTTTCCAAGGTATGGGAGAGGCTGGATTAGATGTTTTAGCTCAGGTGCGATCGCATTACAATATGCCCGTTGTGACTGAAGTGATGTCAATTGCTCAAATTGAGGCGATCGCCACCCATGTTGATATGTTGCAGGTGGGTAGCCGCAATATGCAGAACTTCGATTTGCTCAAAGCCTTAGGACAAGCGGGCAAACCAATACTTCTCAAGCGTGGTTTAGCCGCGACAATAGAAGAATTTGTGATGGCGGCTGAATATGTTGTCAGTCATGGTAATCCTGATGTGGTGCTGTGTGAACGAGGTATCCGTAGCTTCGATAATTACACCCGCAACGTTTTAGATTTAGCAGCAGTAGTAGCACTCAAGCAAATTACTCATTTACCTGTGATTGTCGATCCTTCCCATGCTGTGGGTAAACGGGAACTAGTTGCACCTTTAGCTAAGGCGGCTGTGGCTTGTGGTGCAGATGGTTTAATTATTGAGTGTCATCCAGAACCAGAAAAATCTGTTTCTGATGCCCGTCAGGCTTTATCTCTAGAAGATATGGTGAGTTTGGTTGATAGTTTAAAGCCTGTAGCTTTAGCTGTGGGACGGACTATATCAGAAACAAAAGGGGTGGGTTTCAAGCCTACCCCTATTTGTTGTGTGGCTTAA
- a CDS encoding pentapeptide repeat-containing protein, translating to MSELERYYRVLELEVGATLEEVNQAYKDLVFVWHPDRLPKDNVRLQQKAQDKLKAINEAREKLRSLNGNGKAHHVYHHRPPEPPKSYQETHQPQKQNSDLSGKDFSRANLSNKDLSGRNLSYANLSGANLSDTFMHKVILRGADLSEANLFRANLLLADLREANLRSANLIGADLSGADLRGADLTGARIRSGDRLLVKLIGANLSGAIMPDGLIHR from the coding sequence ATGAGCGAGCTGGAGCGGTATTATAGGGTATTGGAATTGGAAGTAGGGGCTACCCTTGAGGAAGTTAACCAAGCTTATAAAGATTTGGTGTTTGTGTGGCATCCCGATCGCCTACCCAAAGATAATGTCCGCCTACAACAAAAAGCACAAGATAAACTCAAAGCCATTAACGAGGCTCGTGAAAAATTACGCTCGTTAAATGGCAATGGTAAGGCTCATCATGTTTATCACCATCGCCCACCGGAACCCCCAAAATCCTATCAAGAAACCCATCAGCCACAAAAACAAAACTCAGACTTGAGTGGCAAAGATTTTAGTCGAGCAAATTTGAGTAACAAAGATTTATCTGGCAGAAACCTCAGCTATGCGAACCTGAGTGGTGCTAATCTCAGTGACACTTTTATGCACAAAGTGATTCTCAGAGGCGCGGATTTGTCAGAGGCCAACTTGTTTAGAGCTAATTTACTCTTAGCTGACTTAAGAGAAGCGAATTTGCGCTCTGCGAACTTAATTGGTGCTGATCTGAGTGGCGCTGACTTGCGGGGTGCAGACCTCACAGGCGCGCGGATTCGTTCAGGCGATCGCTTGCTGGTAAAGTTGATAGGCGCAAACTTAAGTGGTGCGATTATGCCTGATGGACTTATTCATCGTTAA
- a CDS encoding class I SAM-dependent methyltransferase, with the protein MNKNTVKVVKNESFPPGDYVSSGFSTIQPDSCFPNMILGNRYDSLWFYLRRNIAHNFYVDQRRQEVGFVSRDEAHILYNTALKFQGKKALEIGCWMGWSACHLALGGVELDVIDPMLAEQLFNESVTESLKLAGVKESVNLIPGYSPQKVEEIANQFQRKWSLIFIDGHHEAPAPLNDAIICEQLAEPDALILFHDLASPDVGQGLDYLKEKGWNTMVYQTMQIMGVAWRGNVEPVIHQPDANIDWQLPPHLQDYVVSGVSQTVGKDRLGEILKTLQPYTLLSKAQLFSLYSHVKQAYAYLFWLPQMLIRRSLK; encoded by the coding sequence ATGAACAAAAACACAGTAAAAGTAGTTAAAAATGAGTCATTTCCACCAGGAGATTATGTTTCGTCTGGATTTTCTACTATCCAACCAGATTCATGTTTTCCTAATATGATTTTGGGCAACAGATATGATTCTTTGTGGTTTTATCTCCGGCGCAATATTGCCCATAACTTTTATGTTGATCAGCGCCGTCAAGAGGTGGGATTTGTTAGCAGAGATGAGGCTCACATTTTATACAATACAGCTTTAAAATTTCAGGGGAAAAAAGCTTTAGAAATAGGTTGTTGGATGGGTTGGTCAGCTTGTCATTTAGCTCTAGGAGGAGTGGAGCTAGATGTCATTGATCCTATGCTCGCTGAACAATTGTTTAATGAAAGCGTGACAGAATCACTGAAGTTAGCAGGGGTGAAGGAATCAGTAAATCTCATACCAGGATACAGCCCCCAAAAAGTAGAAGAGATAGCAAATCAATTTCAACGTAAATGGTCGTTGATTTTTATAGATGGTCATCACGAAGCACCAGCCCCACTTAATGATGCAATTATTTGTGAACAACTTGCAGAACCAGATGCTTTAATTTTATTTCATGATTTGGCTTCTCCTGATGTAGGGCAAGGGTTAGATTATTTGAAAGAGAAAGGTTGGAACACAATGGTGTATCAAACCATGCAAATTATGGGAGTTGCATGGCGAGGTAATGTTGAACCTGTAATACATCAACCAGATGCTAATATTGACTGGCAATTACCGCCGCACTTACAAGATTATGTTGTTAGTGGTGTCAGTCAAACTGTAGGAAAAGATAGGTTAGGAGAAATTCTCAAAACACTCCAACCCTATACATTATTAAGTAAAGCCCAGTTATTCTCGCTTTACAGTCACGTCAAACAAGCATATGCTTATCTTTTCTGGCTACCGCAGATGCTAATCAGGCGATCGCTAAAATGA
- a CDS encoding FAD-dependent oxidoreductase, with protein sequence MPENQSTHETTKEQSVLQQSPFPTDVDSHIYDVIVVGAGPIGLATAIGLYKRGIENIIVLDQTRTFRQVGQVLDLLPNGLKALRCLDNNAYEAVKTASITFAKSQPKSQNKTAPDTAQKWHCRNLKGQIVYSIPLDFDQWVQDYGEGRLTISWYDLQTALRNLLTQDQVKANHRCINIVDEPESEYVRLDCLSDTTLEANPYAHWNDTNLENSENNVQQSVAKSFRAKLIVAADGINSTIRKVLYQDSPNQDFSKPEYSGFAAIFCQGLDDIPKELEIELEDKFLQGSTIVTIFDGEVSKNAADDTPDIRILLFRRANQFGYVVHLPVALEYLQNPPNNSLQELVIQVFKQAGFPDSLRQLVLLSPSDNIKQRPYYVHRVTNLDSDNSINISSQIQPKWSAGRVVLVGDAAHGMPPFMAQGANQGLEDALILATLIAKIAQGNYWHNQQAIDTAFEKYESLRRPLMAYVQQATLKRSPYASEEHWQSYSQQVYQRNFDEILEELL encoded by the coding sequence ATGCCAGAAAATCAATCAACACACGAAACAACGAAAGAACAATCTGTATTACAACAATCTCCATTTCCTACTGATGTAGATTCACATATATACGATGTTATTGTTGTGGGTGCTGGGCCTATTGGCTTGGCCACAGCTATCGGTTTATATAAGCGGGGTATCGAAAACATTATTGTATTAGATCAAACCCGTACTTTTCGTCAAGTTGGTCAAGTTTTGGATCTTCTTCCCAATGGATTAAAAGCTCTCAGATGTTTGGATAATAATGCTTATGAAGCAGTGAAAACAGCCAGTATTACTTTTGCGAAGTCTCAGCCTAAATCTCAAAATAAAACAGCACCTGATACTGCACAAAAGTGGCATTGCAGAAATTTAAAAGGACAGATAGTTTACTCCATTCCCCTCGATTTTGATCAATGGGTTCAAGATTATGGTGAAGGTAGATTAACAATATCTTGGTACGATTTGCAAACAGCTTTAAGAAACTTACTGACCCAAGATCAAGTTAAAGCTAATCACCGTTGCATCAATATTGTAGATGAGCCAGAGAGTGAATATGTGCGGTTGGATTGTTTATCTGATACTACACTAGAAGCCAATCCCTATGCTCATTGGAATGACACAAATTTGGAAAATTCGGAGAATAATGTTCAACAATCGGTGGCAAAATCTTTCCGAGCTAAACTAATAGTAGCCGCAGATGGAATTAACTCGACAATCCGTAAAGTTCTTTATCAAGATAGTCCTAATCAAGATTTCTCCAAACCTGAATACTCTGGGTTTGCTGCTATATTTTGTCAAGGTCTTGATGATATCCCCAAGGAATTAGAAATAGAACTAGAAGATAAGTTTTTACAAGGCTCAACAATTGTGACCATCTTTGATGGTGAAGTATCTAAAAATGCGGCAGATGATACACCAGATATCAGAATATTGTTATTCCGCAGAGCTAATCAGTTTGGATATGTCGTACATTTGCCTGTAGCTTTGGAGTATTTGCAAAATCCACCTAATAATTCTTTACAAGAATTAGTTATTCAGGTATTTAAACAAGCGGGATTTCCCGATTCCCTAAGACAATTAGTTCTTTTATCTCCATCAGATAATATAAAACAGCGTCCATATTATGTGCATCGCGTCACTAATTTAGATTCAGATAATAGTATAAATATATCTTCTCAAATTCAACCCAAATGGAGTGCTGGGCGAGTTGTATTAGTTGGTGATGCAGCACATGGAATGCCCCCATTTATGGCTCAAGGTGCTAATCAAGGATTGGAAGATGCGTTAATATTAGCCACACTAATTGCTAAAATTGCCCAAGGTAATTATTGGCATAATCAACAAGCTATAGATACCGCATTTGAGAAATATGAATCGCTTCGTCGCCCATTAATGGCTTATGTGCAACAGGCGACATTAAAACGTTCTCCTTATGCTTCAGAAGAACACTGGCAAAGTTACTCTCAACAAGTTTATCAGCGTAATTTTGATGAAATACTGGAGGAGTTGTTGTAA
- a CDS encoding chlorophyll a/b-binding protein, with product MQTRPSTDLPPVAPAYNGVDRNAFLFGWTPQAEIWNGRLAMIGFLAYLLWDLAGYSVLRDVLHLIRY from the coding sequence ATGCAAACTCGTCCATCCACTGATTTACCACCTGTTGCACCCGCATATAACGGTGTAGACCGTAATGCTTTTCTATTCGGCTGGACACCACAAGCCGAAATATGGAACGGTCGCTTAGCAATGATTGGGTTTCTCGCTTATCTATTGTGGGATTTAGCAGGCTATAGCGTCCTACGCGATGTATTACACCTCATCAGATATTAA
- a CDS encoding chlorophyll a/b-binding protein → METRSTTDLPKVAPEYNGVDRNAFLFGWTPQSEIWNGRLAMIGFLAYLLWDLAGYSVLRDVLHLIGY, encoded by the coding sequence ATGGAAACTCGCTCTACTACTGACTTACCAAAAGTTGCCCCAGAATACAACGGTGTAGACCGCAACGCTTTTCTATTTGGCTGGACTCCCCAATCGGAAATATGGAACGGACGTTTGGCAATGATTGGATTTCTAGCTTATTTGCTGTGGGATTTAGCAGGCTACAGCGTCCTGCGTGATGTATTACACCTCATCGGTTACTAA